The Helicobacter sp. MIT 99-5507 genome includes a region encoding these proteins:
- a CDS encoding adenine phosphoribosyltransferase — protein sequence MNLEILQNELSGTIRTVPDFPKPGIQFKDITTLINNAKAFNMLMEFLEERYKKNDLDFIAGIESRGFIFGAALATRLKKGFVPIRKKGKLPFTSVAEKYVLEYGFDEVEIHIDAFRDIQKAKVLLIDDLIATGGTAEASVKLINSIGGNCVEACFLLRLLDFDAVDKIKQYTKVFTILDI from the coding sequence ATGAATCTAGAAATATTACAAAATGAGTTAAGTGGGACTATTAGAACCGTGCCTGATTTTCCAAAACCTGGCATTCAATTTAAAGATATAACAACTTTGATAAATAATGCAAAAGCATTCAATATGCTTATGGAATTTTTAGAAGAAAGATATAAAAAAAATGATTTAGATTTTATTGCTGGTATTGAGAGTAGAGGATTTATATTTGGTGCGGCTCTTGCTACTAGATTGAAAAAAGGTTTTGTTCCTATTAGAAAAAAAGGCAAGCTTCCATTTACTAGTGTTGCCGAAAAATATGTATTAGAATATGGATTTGATGAAGTTGAGATTCATATTGATGCATTTAGGGATATACAAAAAGCAAAAGTATTGCTTATTGATGACTTGATAGCTACAGGTGGCACAGCAGAAGCTAGTGTAAAACTCATCAATTCAATAGGTGGTAATTGTGTAGAAGCATGCTTTTTATTAAGGTTATTAGACTTTGATGCAGTTGATAAAATAAAACAATATACAAAAGTTTTTACTATTTTAGATATTTAA
- a CDS encoding DedA family protein — translation MEAYIIDLWNTYVSDWGYLILFLWSILEGELGLIFAGLAAHTGHLNVFLAIFIAGLGGFVGDQIYFYIGRFNKAYIQKRFKNQRRKLAFAHLLLQKYGWPIIFIQRYMYGMRTVIPISIGLTRYSALKFAIINLISAWVWAAVTIILAYIFGDYILQLLEWFKNKPYIFIALLIVFAGGIFYYFEIQTKKVDKKIEQLQKSLKEKPNES, via the coding sequence ATGGAAGCGTATATTATTGATTTATGGAATACTTATGTATCTGATTGGGGCTATCTTATACTTTTTTTATGGAGTATATTAGAAGGCGAATTAGGACTTATATTTGCAGGTCTTGCAGCACATACCGGGCATCTAAATGTATTTTTAGCTATTTTTATAGCTGGACTTGGTGGATTTGTAGGTGATCAGATATATTTTTATATTGGTAGATTTAATAAAGCATACATACAAAAGCGATTTAAAAATCAAAGACGAAAACTTGCCTTTGCTCATTTATTATTACAAAAATATGGCTGGCCTATAATATTTATACAAAGATATATGTATGGTATGAGGACTGTTATACCAATTAGTATAGGACTTACTAGATATAGTGCATTAAAATTTGCAATTATTAATCTTATCAGTGCTTGGGTTTGGGCTGCTGTAACTATCATCTTAGCATATATTTTTGGTGACTATATATTGCAGCTTTTAGAATGGTTTAAAAATAAACCATATATTTTTATTGCATTACTTATTGTTTTTGCTGGCGGGATATTTTATTATTTCGAGATTCAAACAAAAAAAGTAGATAAAAAAATAGAACAATTACAAAAAAGTTTAAAGGAGAAACCAAATGAGTCTTAA
- a CDS encoding leucyl aminopeptidase, which translates to MSLNIKFTKDDDVKSDIEIVFIDQNLFKKLPKSKTSILSLQSFSAKDGEAVFLQSDKILYYGTILDDIDSIREAAAKAIRIVKKYDIKSLKIKGFENSDFNYALFIGILLGDYEFIDYKSKITKTTLTDIFIITKKDYKSELHKAMIVANSTNLARNIVNTPPQDCTPIVLADIAKKIAKDFMLDYKIGDVKFLQKEKMELILSVARASTHEPRFIELIYKPKKTKKRIVLVGKGLTYDSGGLSLKPADYMTTMKADKGGGCAVLGVMQAIAGLKPDIEVVGIIGATENMIGGNAYKPDDILRSREGITIEVKNTDAEGRLVLADCLSYAQDLKPDFIIDLATLTGACVVGLGEYTSGIMGYNKKLNIEFEKVASKSGELTAILPFNKHLEKLIDSKNADISNVSSTRYGGALTAGIFLGRFIREEYKDKWIHLDIAGPAFVEKEWDVNSFGASGIGVRSVIDFILKVANGA; encoded by the coding sequence ATGAGTCTTAATATCAAATTTACAAAAGATGATGATGTTAAAAGTGATATAGAAATAGTATTTATTGATCAAAATTTATTTAAAAAACTTCCAAAATCTAAGACTAGTATTTTATCGCTACAAAGTTTTAGTGCTAAAGATGGAGAAGCAGTATTTTTACAAAGTGATAAGATTCTGTATTATGGGACTATTTTAGATGATATAGATTCTATTCGTGAGGCTGCAGCAAAAGCGATTCGTATCGTAAAAAAATACGATATAAAATCACTAAAAATAAAAGGATTTGAAAATAGTGATTTTAATTATGCGTTATTTATTGGGATTTTACTTGGTGATTATGAATTTATCGATTATAAAAGCAAGATTACAAAAACAACTCTAACAGATATTTTTATCATTACAAAAAAAGATTATAAAAGTGAATTACATAAAGCGATGATAGTTGCAAATAGCACAAATTTGGCAAGAAATATTGTAAATACTCCACCACAAGATTGCACTCCAATTGTATTAGCAGATATTGCAAAAAAAATAGCAAAAGATTTTATGTTAGATTATAAAATTGGTGATGTAAAATTTTTACAAAAAGAAAAAATGGAGCTTATATTGTCTGTTGCTAGGGCAAGCACGCATGAGCCACGATTTATAGAGCTTATATATAAACCAAAAAAAACTAAAAAAAGAATAGTTTTAGTAGGAAAAGGGCTTACTTATGATAGTGGAGGACTTAGCCTAAAACCTGCTGATTATATGACTACAATGAAAGCTGATAAAGGTGGGGGCTGTGCAGTGCTTGGTGTAATGCAAGCTATTGCAGGATTAAAGCCAGATATTGAAGTAGTCGGAATTATTGGTGCTACAGAAAATATGATAGGCGGTAATGCTTATAAACCAGATGATATTCTAAGATCAAGAGAAGGTATAACAATAGAAGTTAAAAACACTGATGCAGAGGGTAGATTGGTGCTTGCTGATTGCTTATCTTATGCACAAGATTTAAAGCCAGATTTTATTATAGATTTAGCTACGCTAACAGGTGCTTGTGTAGTGGGACTTGGTGAATATACAAGCGGAATTATGGGCTATAACAAAAAATTAAATATAGAATTTGAAAAAGTCGCAAGTAAAAGTGGCGAGCTAACCGCTATATTGCCATTTAATAAGCACTTAGAAAAATTAATAGATTCTAAAAATGCTGATATATCAAATGTATCATCTACGCGTTATGGCGGTGCATTGACAGCAGGAATATTTTTAGGAAGATTTATAAGAGAAGAATATAAAGATAAGTGGATTCACTTAGATATTGCAGGACCGGCATTTGTAGAAAAAGAATGGGATGTTAATAGTTTTGGTGCAAGTGGTATTGGTGTAAGAAGTGTCATTGATTTTATCTTAAAGGTTGCAAATGGGGCTTAG
- the ychF gene encoding redox-regulated ATPase YchF, with translation MGLSVGIIGLPNVGKSTTFNVLTKTQNAQSANYPFCTIEPNKAVVPVPDSRLGDIAKIINPQKILHSVIEFVDIAGLVKGASKGEGLGNQFLANIKEADALLHIVRCFEDSNITHVEGRIDPIKDIEIIELELLFADLQTLEKRIERLNRASKSSKDSAKSLQMALALKKHLEENKPIRIFENKDDEEFIALNKELRFLSNKELIYGANVDESMDNKYLDSLKEYASKNASEVITICSKLEEEMIEMSDEERAEFLESIGIKENGLEQIIKTSFKKLNLISYFTAGVKEVRSWTIPAGATAPQAAGVIHNDFEKGFIKAEIIAYDDFIKYGGEQKSKEAGAMRIEGKEYIMKDGDIAHFRFNV, from the coding sequence ATGGGGCTTAGTGTAGGAATTATAGGATTGCCAAATGTTGGCAAATCAACTACATTTAATGTACTTACAAAGACACAGAATGCACAAAGTGCTAATTATCCATTTTGCACTATCGAGCCAAATAAAGCTGTCGTTCCAGTGCCAGATTCTAGGCTAGGCGATATTGCAAAGATAATAAATCCACAAAAGATTCTGCATTCTGTAATTGAATTTGTTGATATTGCAGGGCTTGTAAAAGGTGCTTCAAAAGGCGAGGGCTTAGGAAATCAGTTTTTAGCAAATATCAAAGAAGCAGATGCACTTTTACATATTGTGCGTTGTTTTGAAGATTCTAATATCACGCATGTTGAAGGCAGAATAGATCCCATAAAAGATATAGAGATTATAGAGTTAGAATTGCTTTTTGCAGATTTGCAGACTTTGGAAAAAAGGATTGAGCGATTAAATCGTGCTTCAAAATCTAGCAAAGATTCTGCTAAATCTTTGCAAATGGCTTTAGCACTAAAAAAGCATTTAGAAGAAAATAAACCAATTAGAATCTTTGAAAATAAAGATGATGAAGAGTTTATAGCTCTAAATAAAGAGCTTAGATTTTTAAGTAACAAAGAGCTAATTTATGGTGCAAATGTAGATGAAAGTATGGATAATAAATATTTAGATTCTCTTAAAGAATATGCTTCTAAGAATGCAAGTGAGGTTATTACAATTTGCTCAAAACTTGAGGAAGAGATGATTGAAATGAGCGATGAAGAGAGAGCAGAGTTTTTAGAGAGTATTGGTATAAAAGAAAATGGGCTAGAGCAAATTATAAAAACTAGCTTTAAGAAACTAAATCTTATAAGCTATTTTACCGCTGGAGTAAAAGAAGTTCGCTCTTGGACTATTCCTGCTGGTGCTACTGCTCCACAAGCTGCTGGCGTGATACATAATGACTTTGAAAAAGGTTTTATTAAAGCTGAAATAATTGCTTATGATGACTTTATTAAATATGGCGGAGAACAAAAATCAAAAGAAGCCGGAGCTATGAGAATAGAAGGTAAAGAATACATTATGAAAGATGGCGATATAGCACATTTTAGGTTTAATGTATAA